The genomic interval GAGACAATTTAGTTGTCAAAAAAGTTGGATAAAAGAAGTAATGGTCAAAATCTAGAACTTGGCATAATGTAATATTTGTTCATTAAGTTAATATTAGGACTTCAGGCACCTCAAAAGCAaacaagaattaaatgagtttgtTAGGGCTATACAGTATATTCAGTTAATTAGGGACATAGGCAAGAATGGAACCGAGAtctttctgctctttcttttgCAACAGGTTACATGCACCTAAACTGTCCAGATACCATAGAAATCACTTAAACATAGAACATGCCAACTCTGAAACATTCTTCTGAACTAAGCCCCTACTTTAATGCCAATTAATAGCTTGGAAACTTGAGTTCTATTCTTAATATTGCAGTTTCCAAACATCCCTTCAACCATTCCCATAGTTTTTAAGGGCCCAGACTCTGGAGCCAAAATCTCTGATTTTAAATCCAGGTTCATATGTGAGTACAACCCCCTTTTTGTGAGAAAGAAAAGTACACTAAAAAATGAGGGAcctcggacttccctggcggtccagtggttacaactccacgtttccaatgcaggaggcatgtgttcaatccctggtcagggaactaagatcccacatgcggtgtggtatggctaaaaaataaaaataaaaaaaaataagagggacCAGACGTACACTCACGGCTGCCTCACCTTCTCATGGACCACTTTGTCTCTGAGAAGCAAGATCAACACATTCTCCTATCTTTGTGGTTCTCCTGTTTAAGTTCATTGTCTTGCCTTAACAGGAAGGAAAATTGATCCTTCATTTTGGGGAGGGAAGAATTATACCAGATCCTTTGTCATAGGTCAGTCACACACcaatttgcatttaaaaacaaacaaacaaacagccccACAACACTGGTAGAGTAGGATTTTATAGAAAGATGAGAAACACGACCTTAACATTCAGACTAGGATTTCTGTTTTAGTTGACCAGTATTCTGAGGTCTTAGCCCCATCTTAGACTATCGGtcctctccctccagcctcttCTCAAATACCTATCTATGATGTTGATTGATGCTCTTACACCTCTAATTCGGAGAGGTCCAAAAGCATACTTTTAAGTCAATCTAGAATCTTCCATCCTTAGCAGTGGCTAGGTGTCTGGGCAGAACAAAATGTAACTGAGGCCCTCCCCAGTCCAAGAGATTATGCAAATACTTCTCTTTCAGGTATTGGAAAATAATGGAATTAGTACTACATGGTTGAAGGGATTATTTCTAGACACTAAATTCTGAGTCAGGCATATGGAGAAGAGATCATGGAGCTCTTCAAGAATGCTAGCTCTCCCTTTGccaatttatttctcagagtatTGATGAAAGTTTTGTCTTCTGGACCCTCCCAGTGTGGGTGAGTAGGTCTTGAACGACAAATCCACTTTAATAATCCAATCTCCCTAAACCTTTGAATTCCCGCCCCATACATTAAACCAAGGGAGGGCGGGCATTTCTGATTCATTCACAACAGGCCATCTTTTGGTCCATGTTTCAGCCAGTCAACCAAACTGTCAGAGCCCTTTCTAACTCCCAGATTTgcagattcaaatgctaatctcttctgaaaacaacctcacagacacacccagaaataatgttttgccAGCTTTCTGGGCAacccttagcccagtcaaattcaacataaaattaaccatcatagggcttccctggtggcgcagtggttgagggtccgcctgctgatgcgggggacacgggttcgtgccccggtccggggggatcccgcatgccacggagcggctgggcccgtgagccatggccgctgagcctgcgcgtccggagcctgtgctccgcaacgggagaggccacagcagtgagaggcccgcgtaccaaaaaaaaaaaaaaaaaaaaaaattaaccatcataatTATTATCCCTTTAAGTAGTGTAGAATCTCATCTAATTGgtgtcttctctttcattcctgacaTTGGTattttgtgtcttctcttcttttaGCCTGAtcagtcttgctagaggtttatcaattttattgatttttctaaaagaaccacttttggtttcattaatttttttctattgtttttgttttctgttttctagttttcCACTCCGACTTTATTACTTCATTTCTTCTGCTcactttgattaaaaaattttttttattcaagtatagctgatttaaaatgttgtgtcagtttcaggtgtacagcaatgatttggttatatatatatgttttctcatATATTGTGCCAATCAGTACTTGTGTCAGTGAAGGGGTCTAACGGCCCAGACCTCTCACTTCAAGTTTGGGCAATCTTGAAAGGCCAtcccagtctgagtctgaagccAGCAAAGGGAACATAGGTAACTCTGTGACTACAACATAGCTATCTTCTCCCACTGCTAATCCTGCTTTCGTCACTCTCTCTACAGATGTTAATCCCAATAGCGCTCTCCAATAAATTTGCTGCATATTATCCTGTCCCAGAATTTACTTCCCAAAAAgttcaacttaaaacaatcagataactcaactttttaaattgttaatttttaaataactgttcCAGGTGTACTTGGATATGTAAATACCtaattttatattactttctTGGTCTGGTGTTTACCAAATTTGAACCCTAAAATACCATGAGGATTGATCCATGGTTATAAATTATTAGGGAgacttttattttacatttaaagccCAGGACAAGCCCCACAAACTTCCTTAATGTCTTCCCTCTGCTCCTGACTCACTTTTTTTCCTAATGTATGCTTTCACTGAGGATGTAGCCCTGTGAAGATCTAGGTTTCTTGTTAATCTAGGTTCCAATTTTCCACCTCTTTGTAAGCCCAAGGGCTCAAATCCTGCCCTTGTGGCTGATAAAATCTAAGTCCCTTGGCGACCAAGATCTCCAAACTGCTGCATGGCACCCAAGGCTTTATCACCCACTTATCTTTCTGacttccatttcctcttcattctagGCTTTGAggatttatttcactttcttgaaAGCCCTGTAAAAGGATGTTCAAGTTTTATCCAGCATTTCTAGGTTGTTTCATAGCCAAAGGGCTTTATGATTATTTTGTTTGCCATATTGttctattataaatttttaaaacatgaatctcTGTTCAACTCTGTTTTTAAACCAACACTGCAAATGTGACCGCattttctttcactcagtaaaCTGGTTGCTAATTTGTTATGATTATACTAACTTTGGTATATGTCTCAATAATTTTGTGACTTATAGACTTTTCTGAGGGAAAATGGACAATCATCACACAAATAGTCATGTAAAGAGTCAAGGCTCCTAATGGAGAGTTTTCTTAAATCCCCACAGCAAAAGTTTTGCTTTATATAGATTCCTACACCCTGTCCCAGAAATGCTGATTTGCTGGGCCTGGGAAATTACTTATATTACTTCTTGTGATTCCCAGATTTGGACTTCACTGGGCTTAGAGACTGGTTATAGCTTTTTCGTGTCTACAAACCTTGTACGTCAAATTATGCCACGTGGATTTGAAATGGTCAGTGGAAAGAGTGTGACCTAGTCAAGTCCTGTATCTATGTTGTCCAGAAAGGCATCTGccatatcctttttgacccctcACCAAACTGCCTTCTGGAGCAGAAATGGACTTCAGGGAACATGCTGGTTTTATTCAGCCAAATGACGTCTACATAATAGTATAGGTTTGAAACACAGATgagaccgggggggggggggtggggggtggggggtgggacaATAAGTGGCTGTTCAAGTTCTCTAAGGAAATAACAGAAGGACACTTTCTAATGGTTAGAGCTCTAGTTTATGTAGAGTTGGCCCTCCGTATCTCTGGGTTCTGCATCCATGTGTTTAACCAACCacagataaaaaatattaaaaacaaaaaaaaattccaaaaagttccaaaaagcaaaacttgaatttgccacactggcaactatttacatatcatttacattgtatttacaactatttacatagcacttacatcatattaggtattataagtaatctaaagatgatttaaaagtatacgggaggatgtATATAGGTTGTATGCAATAGTTTGCCatcttatataagggacttgagcatcctttgAGTTTGGTATAGGGgtggggctcctggaaccaatcccctgcagttACCGAGGGACAACTCTATTATGAGTGTGAAAATAACAAGCTTCATGTTGTGTTTGAATCTCAAACAACAGAATCATTCTTTCTAAAAACAGCTGcttaaaagaagagcaaactggACAGTTTTCTTCCCACTCTCaataaaggaaggaagcaaagggaaaaaaattcagtgaTATTTATAACAAGTAaataacaacagatatttattggagGAATTATAGCTATCTTCTGCAAAAACAGTTTTATGACTTCAGTTTTATAACATCAGAGGTGACTATAGACAGTCTAGTTTCTAAACACAACCTAACAATATGAgcatactattttatttatattgaatgggaaaacattaaaaagcaaGTCTGTCTCTCAGGATACAGAGCTGAAATGAAATATAGTCTTATGGGATTCATATTCAATGGAATTACTCAGCTATTTAAAGCTCTttttggtttcaattttcttctcaGTTCCTAATAAGACCCAACATAGTACACACCATCAATGAAAAATATCTCTAAGTCTAGGGAGACACTTTCCTCTCTATGCATGattctttgtctttcatatttCCCTTTAATCAAGGCTACATAAGATTTTAATTTCACACTTTTTCTCACAACTAAAAAGAGACGTGTATATTTCTAGTCCACACCAAAGCAATTCTCAATAACCAGGGTATCTGTGACTAAAAAATACTTGCCTCTTCATATTCCTCAGGAATATTCAGGGTACTAAAAACTAAAGTGAATAAATGTGAGTGCACAGGAAGCTGGCAGATGACAAGAACACGGATGGGCAATACACAGTAGTTTAGTGATGTACATTTCAAAAGAGCTGGGGTTTTGATGGAATAGAGAAGAAATGGCCGTACAAAGAGGTAACCGGGTTGGGGGAGAAAAAACTAGCAATTGAGGGACTGCAGAGGAAGCACTGCTGTTAGGGATCAACCAGGCTTCCATTAGAACAGGAAGTTGGAAAAAACACATTCAAGGAGACAGATCCTGAATTCCAGAGTGTATCATGAAAGGGCTTGAAAGGAACTGCAAAATTAAACTCTGGCTGAAGCAGGCAGCTGGAAGTATTGAAAAACTTCTGGAGGAAGGTGGATGGTCAGTTCAAATtatattgcaaaatatttatatgaaaaggtACAGAGACCATCTGTCAACATTTACTCCTGCAGCTTAAGACAGGCATCAACCTCTCAGACTAGAAGCTAGTGAAGGCCTCCTCCAGGGTCCGCTATCTTAGCTTGCCTGGGCAAGAAAAGTGAACGTATTCTGATCTCTGGCCAGTCTCCTAGAAGGTATTTACTCTTGAAGATCACAGTCttttaagatgaaaaagaaagcctatttgaagaaaaaatttcagatgCTATGACACAGTGGTAGGAAAATGTTTTGGTCAGAGAACACTTGCTCAGCAATATAGGAAGCATCAACAACTCTGCTTAGCaataataaatgcttaaaaaatacCACCTGACAGGCACACAGGAAGCTGTTTGCCTATTTTCTTAAAGCAGTTTTAGCAGGGCCAGGAGACATTAGTCCTGGGAGTTTCCACATAGGTAATCAGCAGGTGAGGATGGCTGCCATGACAAAAGGCATGAATATTAATGACAAATCCCttgtagaattttaaaaggacaCATGACAAGGGAAAAATGATGGAAGTGCCCTTACTGCTGCAGTTCTGTTTAGCCACTGCCACATGTGGGTGACCCTACTCTCGTGTCCACCCAGACTCTTGGGGAAGTGCCTACCCAAGGGTAACCAATGTTACAAGAGTCCTACCCCCTGAATGCAGCAGATCTGTTCCAGAGCCTCCAAACCTTGCTTTGAATAACTATGCAAAGAGGGACTATTACATCGCAAAATAATATGTAAGCCATTATCCTATCAAAATAGGACGAAACCAAACAATCCCTTTTCACCCAAATATACCCTTCACACCTTCCAATTCTTTCTAAGAAGTAACAGCAAGGAAGAAATATATAATCCTTAAAACTAAATTACAAGGTGCAGAGACAGGCCATAAATCTAACTCAGAGAAGACTGACAGCATCTTCCTTAGGAAACCATGATCAAATAACTGTCCAGATATAATCAACCACCTTTCACAGAAGTGGCTACTCAGGGGGATCCCAACTGGTCTCCCCCTCGCATAGAACCATCATGATGGACAGAGGCACTTTGGTATAATAAAGAAAGCATGGACTTGAAAGTCAGATCTGAGTTCACATTCTGGCTCCAACCACTTACTAGCCAGTCACCTAACCTCACTGAGACTCAATTTTCTTGTACCAATGTTATGAGGATTGGATGGGATATCAAATCCTCAGTAATCCCTGAAACAATAAATCACTACGTGCATAAGACAAATGGTGTTAGGTTTGGGCATTCACTGTATACAAAGAAAGAGGAATGGCTGCGTTAAGAATGGGGAGATTCTAAGGGTTCCCAGACGGATTCTGAGCTgtcttaaaagtttaaaatattggttGTAAACAGATTAAGGCCTTGTCAGAGGGCTAGACAAAAAGAAAGGCTAGTCACacatttacatgcattatctcatttaatcctcacaacaaccctgtgaggtaggtcgttattcccattttacagataaatctGTGGCTCAGAGCATTTGAGGGACTTGTCCAAAACTGACAAGCTAGGGCACAGCAGATTTGGAATTAGAACTCATATGTCTCTGACCCAAAAGTCTGCACTTTCAGCTACGAAAATCCATGTAACATGTGAAGGCAGAGTCTTCTCCTTGTTTGAATTATGCTGTGTCTCTTTAAAGGCTTTGAAACTGCAATTGTTCCAATTTCATAAGATGGCATTTTTTCTGTAGACATATATCGAAAAGGTGGAGCCTAGGTGGTTCTTTATTATCTGCGGATCCTTCTAAAACTGTGGGAGAGGAGAATGTAGTAAagctttgctgttttcttttaacCTAACAGTGATTAAGAAAGTGGATTATATATTCTGTTGACAACTGTAAAGTCAATTTATCTCAAAACTGCAAAAGCCAACAACTGGTATTTATGATGTAATACACAGGAAACAGGCTCTAAAAGGAAGTGACGTGCTCAGGGTTCCCCTGCTACTAAGTATCAGTATTAGGGTGCAATCCCAGGACTTTAGAGTCTATGTTCTATGTGCCTTTCATAACCCTGTTGAGTGAAAATGAACACATACTcgttgtatttaaaaaatacaaaagtagtacattctcactgtagaaaaatatgaaagtagtacattctcactgtagaaaatctaaaaagcatagaaaagtacagagaaaaaaatagaaattacctATAATCCTATtacccagagataatcactgttaacattttggtttggtattatttcattcccatttctttcctttgcataaatgttttttaaaaatttggatcgtatttcattctttttctctttatcttccatttcatctaaatcaTTTCCCCCATggcattaaatattctttaaaaatgtttacaatggGTGCCAAACCATCATATGGCTAGACCATCATTCACTTAAACCCTGTACGGTTGAAAATCTAGTTTTCTTCCTCCAGGTATATATGATGCTGGCATGAATAGCCCTTCTGTTAATCTTTGTCTACTTCTGATTACTTTCCCTGTATGAATTCTTAGAGAATTAAGGTTGATGATACTGAAAAATTGCTTTTCCAGAAAGTAGCAATTAGGTCCACTTCCAACAATATATGGCATTTATGACGTTTCTTTCTCCTCATTATGTTTTCTCTGGTGTTGAATAAGCTGTGAGCTATAACGATAGGCTTTCCCACACTCACtacatttatagggtttctcCTTTGTGTGGGTTCTTAAATGTAGAATAACTTGAGAAGTCTGCCTGAAGGTTTTTCCACACTCATTGcatttatagggtttctctccagtgtgcaCTCTCTGATGATCAATAAGATTTCGATTAGAAGTAAAAGCTTtcccacactcattacatttgtaaggtttctctctACGATGAAGTCGCTGATGTTCATTAAGGGTCTTCTTTAAGATGAAAGCTTTTCCACACTCATCACATTCATAAGGCTTCTCcccagtgtgaattctctgatggtcCATAATCTTTGTATTAGAAACACACGTTTTCCCACACTCCTTacatttgtaaactttttttcctttgtgcattCTCTGATGTTGAGTAAGGTTTGAACTACGGCTAAAGGCTTTCCCGCACTCGATACAAGTGTAGGGCTTCTCGCCAGTGTGAACTCTGTGATGTGAAATCAGACCAGAACTCCgactaaaggctttcccacactccTTACATTCATAAGTTTTCTCCCCACTGTGGATTCCCTGGTGCCGAATGAGGTGTGACTTACCACTGAAAGATTTCCCACATTCGCTGCACGTGTAGGGCTTCAGTCCAGTGTGGATTCTCCGATGAACAACCAGGTTGGAGCTATGactgaaggcttttccacactCCTTACActtatagggtttctctcctgtgtggatTCGTTCATGTACTGTGAGGTTTGCACTCTgactaaaggctttcccacactcaGTACACACATACTGTCTCTTTTCAGCCTGACTTCTCTCATTTATTGTAGGgtcatctttttcagattcttggtCACTCACTTCTGGGAATGTTTTATTATCCTTAACTGTCTTCTGTTTGAAGTTTCTCGTCTTTCTCCTCATTTTCTCTTGCTTGAAGCATCCCAGTGGCCCCTTGAGTCTTCCCTTTCCCTTCAGAGGAGCTTTCTAAACATTGACTTCCTTGGCAACACCTCTGCGGAGTTCTCTTGAAAGTACGAGATTCAGATTTTTCGGGAATGATGTTTTTGAATCAATACTTCCTCAATCCCCGTTTCACCATctgacagaagaaagaaaagttgcaCATGTCACCTGCTCTCTATACTAGAGGAAGGAGAATTATCCAAGGATAACAAGATGTGGCAGAACACAAGGTCCCTCATGGAAAAGTAAGTGTTCAAAGGCAGGGGGACCTGatcaaaaagatgagaaaaatgaggataGACATAGAAGCCAATGGAAAGGCTTATGGAAAGCCAGGGGCTGACAGGAGCCCAACATGTCCAGCATCAGAATGAACGATGAGTAGTATAAAACCCATCCTGGTTTCTTCCTGTCTCATGCTCTACTCCCAGAATTGGAGCCATGTAACTCCTAATCTGATCCCTAGAAAAAATGCACTGAAAGATCCTTCGTTCAGTAGCTTAAGTGACTAATCTTCAGATCAGTTTGGCATTTAGTTCATGCTGACCTATTCCCCTAGTACCAGTGATACAGTGGCTGGAACAAAATAGGTGCTCAAAAATTGTTTTATAGAATAATAACTCGGATTTTGTCTTAAGGTATGACTAAGATTTCATCTTTTGCTTTGGTCGAGGTACTACATCCCTCTTCTTAAACTTTGTTGTGATAGGGGTAACACAATTCTTCCAATATTGGAGCATAGTCATATCATAGCCTACTCTGTAGCGGCTGGTCTGTAGCTGGATCCAGCCGTATGTGCTAGTTCAGTCTGTCTGCTTTTCACCAAGCAGTCTACTGGGTGAACCTGAGAGGCTGAACTGGGAAACAGGGTTAATTAAAGCATGGCAGGGGAAACTCTAATAGGACCTT from Delphinus delphis chromosome 10, mDelDel1.2, whole genome shotgun sequence carries:
- the LOC132432164 gene encoding zinc finger protein 660 isoform X3; the encoded protein is MRRKTRNFKQKTVKDNKTFPEVSDQESEKDDPTINERSQAEKRQYVCTECGKAFSQSANLTVHERIHTGEKPYKCKECGKAFSHSSNLVVHRRIHTGLKPYTCSECGKSFSGKSHLIRHQGIHSGEKTYECKECGKAFSRSSGLISHHRVHTGEKPYTCIECGKAFSRSSNLTQHQRMHKGKKVYKCKECGKTCVSNTKIMDHQRIHTGEKPYECDECGKAFILKKTLNEHQRLHRREKPYKCNECGKAFTSNRNLIDHQRVHTGEKPYKCNECGKTFRQTSQVILHLRTHTKEKPYKCSECGKAYRYSSQLIQHQRKHNEEKETS